A section of the Diabrotica virgifera virgifera chromosome 8, PGI_DIABVI_V3a genome encodes:
- the LOC126889515 gene encoding THAP domain-containing protein 2-like: MPSRCCVPECKSNYDSSLKKNEQPESTFLFPKDPKLRELCLQCIHRKNFVIGTSAVVCAKHFYSDDIERVREWVDKEGNKHVEKLTNPKLKPSAVPRGKCEKL, encoded by the coding sequence aTGCCAAGCCGTTGCTGTGTGCCAGAGTGCAAAAGCAATTACGATAGcagtcttaaaaagaatgaacaACCAGAAAGCACTTTTTTATTTCCAAAGGATCCAAAGCTGCGAGAACTTTGTTTACAGTGTATCCACAGGAAAAATTTTGTTATTGGAACATCAGCGGTAGTATGTGCCAAACATTTTTATTCTGATGACATCGAGAGAGTTAGAGAATGGGTAGATAAGGAAGGCAACAAACATGTAGAGAAATTAACGAATCCTAAGTTAAAACCTTCTGCAGTTCCTCGCGGAaagtgcgaaaaactttaa